In Paramisgurnus dabryanus chromosome 7, PD_genome_1.1, whole genome shotgun sequence, the following are encoded in one genomic region:
- the ppil1 gene encoding peptidyl-prolyl cis-trans isomerase-like 1, with translation MAGIPPDSWQPPTVSLETTMGTIVLELYWNHAPKTCKNFAELGRRGYFTNTKFHRIIKDFMVQGGDPTATGRGGASIYGKQFEDELHPELKFTGAGILAMANAGPDTNGSQFFLTLAPTQWLDGKHSIFGRVCQGMGVLNRIGMVETNSQDRPKDDIKILRVTLPN, from the exons ATGGCTGGCATACCACCGGATTCGTGGCAACCCCCTACAGTATCGTTGGAGACTAC TATGGGAACAATCGTGCTAGAACTGTACTGGAACCACGCGCCAAAAACGTGCAAAAACTTCGCAGAGTTGGGGAGAAGAGGATATTTCACCAACACCAAGTTTCACCGCATCATCAAAGACTTTATGGTTCAAGGGGGCGATCCAACTGCAACAG GTCGTGGAGGTGCATCTATATATGGCAAGCAATTTGAGGATGAATTGCATCCAGAATTGAAATTCACTG GAGCTGGAATTCTTGCGATGGCCAATGCAGGGCCCGATACAAACGGAAGCCAGTTTTTCCTCACATTGGCTCCTACACAGTGGCTGGATGGCAAACATAGTATATTCGGCAGAGTGTGCCAGGGCATGGGTGTTCTTAATCGTATTGGCATGGTTGAAACGAATAGTCAGGACCGTCCTAAGGATGACATTAAAATTCTCAGAGTGACTTTGCCTAACTAA